From one Anopheles cruzii chromosome 3, idAnoCruzAS_RS32_06, whole genome shotgun sequence genomic stretch:
- the LOC128275775 gene encoding aspartate aminotransferase, cytoplasmic, which yields MSIFANVEVGPPVEVFALNKACNEDPNPSKVNLGVGAYRTNEGKPWILPVVKKAEAAIVADGSLNHEYLPVLGMESVTNAASTLLLGDDSEALQSKRAFGVQCLSGTGALRIGAEFLARILNRTTFYYSEPTWENHHKLFMYAGFSEARTYRYWHQEKRGIDFEGMLEDLGNAPEGAVIILHACAHNPTGNDPTEAQWKQIADTCERRKLFPFFDSAYQGFASGDPNKDAFAVRYFVSRGFEMFCSQSFAKNFGLYNERIGNLTVVQKDANTSAAVASQITLLVRGMYSNPPAFGSRIVSRVLNDKELRAEWMECIKTMSSRIIKMRKALYDELMALKTPGTWEHITQQIGMFSYTGLNEKQVQILIKEFSIYLLKTGRISMCGLNENNVSYVARSIHAAVTRE from the exons ATGAGCATTTTTGCAAACGTCGAAGTTGGTCCGCCGGTCGAGGTGTTCGCTCTCAACAAGGCTTGCAATGAAGACCCCAACCCGAGTAAGGTTAACCTAGGCGTTGGAG CGTACCGCACGAACGAGGGCAAACCATGGATTCTCCCGGTGGTCAAGAAGGCCGAGGCGGCTATCGTGGCGGATGGGTCGCTGAACCACGAGTACCTGCCGGTGCTCGGTATGGAGAGTGTAACGAATGCGGCCTCGACGCTGCTCCTCGGTGACGACAGTGAAGCTCTCCAGAGCAAGCGGGCGTTTGGCGTGCAGTGTCTGTCGGGGACGGGCGCTTTGCGTATTGGTGCCGAGTTCCTGGCCCGTATACTGAATCGCACCACGTTCTACTACTCCGAGCCGACCTGGGAAAATCATCACAAGCTGTTCATGTACGCCGGATTCAGCGAAGCGCGGACGTATCGCTATTGGCACCAGGAAAAGCGAGGCATCGATTTCGAGGGCATGCTGGAAGACTTGGGAAATGCTCCCGAGGGGGCGGTCATTATTCTGCACGCCTGTGCCCACAACCCGACCGGTAACGATCCGACCGAAGCGCAATGGAAGCAGATTGCCGATACTTGCGAGCGGCGCAAGTTGTTCCCGTTCTTCGACTCCGCTTACCAGGGCTTTGCCAGCGGTGACCCGAACAAGGATGCGTTTGCGGTGCGCTACTTCGTTAGCCGCGGCTTCGAAATGTTCTGTTCGCAAAGCTTCGCCAAGAACTTTGGTCTTTACA ACGAACGAATCGGTAATCTGACCGTTGTCCAGAAGGACGCCAATACTAGTGCCGCGGTTGCTTCGCAGATTACGCTACTAGTGCGTGGCATGTACTCCAACCCACCGGCCTTCGGTAGCCGCATCGTGAGCCGCGTGTTGAACGATAAAGAGTTGCGCGCGGAGTGGATGGAGTGCATCAAGACGATGAGTTCGCGTATCATCAAGATGCGCAAAGCTCTCTACGACGAACTTATGGCCCTGAAAACTCCCGGGACCTGGGAGCACATCACCCAGCAGATTGGAATGTTTTCCTACACCGGTTTGAATG AAAAACAAGTGCAAATCCTAATCAAGGAGTTTAGCATCTACCTGCTGAAAACGGGACGGATCAGTATGTGCGGACTGAACGAGAATAACGTATCGTACGTTGCCAGATCCATCCACGCCGCCGTGACGAGGGAATAG
- the LOC128275776 gene encoding probable Rho GTPase-activating protein CG5521 translates to MFTKKTNIDLKKSTLKIQDSKKDSAARLRHLKTILEHVDSDEAKNLFEANYSHVYYILYDTFVQAEANLKQRELSFHLVHKTHREELDGSLWLLSKILCLLPELVQRRWQCHSLGRILAKLLHYGNSVKLRREGVKYFLLWYQALGDNAPPFVHGMFTELVPGLSVPQRGKGRDGVIGLIPGDSDFIATDMLNHPNLKGELGGSVFHDTTATHPVKSPEIQPLIPPSSSERTAAPDPRDGLEILLDCMVQSCGCLKWRDNSPLRHIRTFNFLLTKFREQYLPVFCPSFDYSTSVYEPKLDLPVVRNVSKREEVMSSCVVVLVIWIAKYTHERHVSSKLEQVLSIDDEPAGGIGGGASAATTGMTVASALGGTSAPSDHATSLVSNLRHLGYTQTQLVRDVLYSSRETVNFVHEIYRQAFLMAFTSKSQIEAMRIAISVYRDWMSSIPPPPFLLEPELEPMAVVAAGDGTFPSTQPPGGIAPPVPAGGRPGSQRLRTDSYLGAMMPGKDTAAAGTSIRAGLQNVLQVFVTNAVNVFMVSTAHLNMHFQSKTTGDGFATPLDEQTDICKRVLNIYRTMVMKTRMEAKTWEQLLLVLLQVTAVILQNSPPNAKRNNLGGRLAQPIFQTLIVTWIRAHTNVPVNPGLWDRFLKVLSSLTHREELIVEWDKTMQTLTRVLARQVYNINLSDLPLDRLAEQKGKRKRGTPSSWVPGGGGVGSGSTVSTTQMIISGDGRPIAGQVASNTAPHSDLTNGSGGTVGRVGDSTATAGRIVSKYDDHAHTVARVSGGRSIPGTPSLNRSYSEGSLLLAAPFRKSRARRRLRNGVRDQQQQQHQPSNAADHSFVRMLSNTSTFLSISSEHMEMASFSECHDISLTSGAGIGRRAVSLDSVRHGPGGDGSQKHGDDGTASGYRGVGDGPGGVGGGGGAGGSRSPSPTASSGIESGSIKDSPMQLADALTADSSSIDTQDDPQSFGGSSTSMGGGGSTSADRRSILAGGSARGWLPDVAAVMWRRMLGALGDVNKILNPKLHAQVYQYLVSMTESLIKIRMNQGIAIEGGASVPMPLPGTGNLVPPIALVAPWCYGALALDAQYAQGKLYAMQLLCTIVQSGASLGNDQLPLFYHALHQALTGEDRAMAYTALRYLGGPRFLSLLLPGHTLLLLDLVHAATVVLTSSETGPHAPRAHVAGLLGSLLCFPRTSLPGPVLQPSEPHIDLMECPDLQEHVLNVVLRCARREPTAKARCIAIASLGQWILQNLTNPGPAQGHDESHKFAQKVPHHSSDQPRSHTTISPRIREAFQVILQALQFKHHTIARLASETLKLCAEQGRKMEQIDRLPQLIIDTVCLSLDIHNVPHPREADKTVLTSLLLTLGELCMSFSVSTLQQPKHHDSGEPLILTVFRILYKIATGLQNGERIKLFTTDEDFDMSIAVDDVRESGPGANFGESGSHQTAEMVAGGQTAIRLCAKTVAMHLITNLGHFPMGIGATRLSSLVDEQDDLLLHQPAASGAANGATGSTAVVVTGGGTLLQRENSIAGTRGIDSMELGASHVLASPNMQLLMLSPELVASFIELPSLRLPGGGATAGLLTANRQVRLLLRDLNGKACWDASILYKEPPITPPPPGTAIGEQGERKVTPTTGGEGTDRNTFHTAAAVSRHYAHPISSGGGQSPVGAARHFATSGSASIDPLMSTAIGLPMTHGPRHTLRHRPVHQLPVAKDLAPDLDQLDDLLQYIGYTSPECLDCTEVPLNTAGPSPLGAALEAQTISIILNQRTIEAEAVARQHSMSEPPGMMALGASFPSAISAATGSNSFGGTSGYGSYPMSGAHCHSYTEESPAQQGFATLGNGTLVKGTLQGNDASTPTTKPPFQLGRILFNQLGLAGWERRKRTHLLQRTDKLLRELRNLDNQKCRETHKMAVIYVANGQEDKHSILRNACGSSTYEMFVSALGWEVELESHHGFLGGLPRQGCGQTAPYYATPFLEVIYHVATRMPTDTPEAILNKTRHLGNDEVHIVWSEHNRDYRRDILPTEFCDVLIVIYPLKSGLFRVTVNKKADVPWFGPLSDEMVVGGACLASLVRASAINASRAKRSSLSLYQQYYEERNRSLETVAQRHRENTTFEDFTARVFSPIAPHSTVGVGGSGGPLTSGTNASAPLAAALIDHHSRGPSKTWIHHPEMVATAREVTQQTLASVSLDQPSPRPLRKLHPFKAAPKTKSQHAGTVTGNHTVTLAFGGSHTSSAVTVGGSAGHNTSGTPPESPTLPGRKVK, encoded by the exons AGCACGTGGACAGCGATGAAGCGAAAAATTTGTTCGAAGCCAACTACAGCCATGTATACTACATCCTCTACGACACCTTCGTCCAGGCGGAAGCTAACCTGAAGCAGCGTG AGTTATCGTTTCATCTCG TACACAAAACGCACCGCGAAGAACTGGATGGCTCCCTGTGGCTGCTGAGTAAAATTCTCTGCCTCCTGCCGGAACTGGTCCAGCGGCGATGGCAGTGCCACTCGCTCGGCCGCATACTGGCCAAGCTGCTGCACTACGGCAACAGTGTAAAGTTGCGGCGCGAAGGTGTAAAATACTTTCTGCTCTGGTACCAGGCACTGGGCGACAATGCGCCGCCCTTCGTGCACGGTATGTTCACGGAGCTGGTCCCGGGCCTGAGTGTGCCGCAGCGTGGCAAAGGACGGGACGGGGTGATCGGTCTGATCCCGGGCGACAGCGATTTTATCGCCACGGATATGCTGAACCACCCGAACCTCAAGGGTGAACTAGGTGGCTCCGTGTTCCACGATACGACCGCAACGCATCCGGTCAAGTCACCGGAAATTCAACCCCTCATTCCGCCGAGctcgagcgaacgaacggcggcCCCGGATCCACGGGATGGGCTCGAAATCCTGCTCGATTGCATGGTGCAGTCGTGCGGATGTTTGAAGTGGCGCGACAACAGTCCGCTTCGCCACATTCGCACGTTCAACTTTCTGCTGACCAAGTTTCGCGAGCAGTATCTGCCCGTGTTTTGCCCCTCGTTCGACTACAGCACCTCCGTGTACGAGCCGAAGCTCGATTTGCCGGTCGTGCGGAACGTTTCGAAGCGCGAAGAAGTCATGAGCTCCTGCGTGGTGGTTCTGGTCATCTGGATTGCGAAGTACACACACGAACGGCACGTCAGCAGCAAACTCGAGCAGGTCCTGTCGATTGACGACGAACCGGCCGGTGGGATCGGTGGAGGAGCATCGGCAGCAACCACCGGTATGACCGTTGCTTCCGCGTTGGGTGGCACCAGCGCGCCCAGTGATCACGCCACAAGCCTTGTGTCGAACCTGCGCCACCTAGGCTACACCCAGACGCAGCTGGTACGCGATGTGCTCTACTCGAGCCGGGAAACCGTAAACTTTGTCCACGAAATCTACCGCCAGGCATTTCTGATGGCCTTCACTTCGAAGTCGCAGATCGAAGCGATGCGCATCGCGATCTCGGTGTACCGGGACTGGATGAGCAGTATACCGCCGCCACCCTTTCTTCTCGAACCGGAACTAGAGCCTATGGCCGTGGTCGCGGCCGGAGACGGGACGTTTCCCTCGACGCAACCTCCCGGTGGAATTGCGCCGCctgtgccggccggcggacgCCCGGGAAGTCAACGATTGCGCACCGATTCGTACCTTGGCGCGATGATGCCCGGAAAAGACACCGCAGCCGCCGGGACCTCGATCCGGGCGGGGCTCCAGAATGTGCTGCAAGTGTTTGTGACGAACGCGGTGAACGTGTTCATGGTCAGCACGGCACACCTGAACATGCACTTTCAGTCGAAGACGACCGGCGATGGGTTTGCGACGCCGCTTGACGAGCAGACGGATATTTGCAAGCGCGTGCTCAACATTTACCGTACGATGGTGATGAAAACGCGCATGGAAGCGAAAACCTGGGAGCAGCTACTGCTCGTCCTGCTTCAGGTGACGGCCGTCATCCTGCAAAACTCACCGCCGAACGCCAAACGCAACAACCTTGGTGGTCGGCTTGCGCAACCCATCTTTCAAACACTCATCGTTACGTGGATTCGGGCGCACACGAACGTGCCCGTCAACCCGGGCCTGTGGGATCGCTTCCTGAAGGTGCTCTCTTCGCTGACACACCGCGAGGAACTGATCGTTGAGTGGGACAAGACGATGCAAACGTTGACGCGCGTCCTTGCGCGCCAGGTGTACAATATCAATCTGTCCGACCTTCCACTCGATCGGTTGGCGGAACAGAAAGGCAAACGGAAGCGTGGGACGCCTTCCAGTTGGGTGCCCGGCGGAGGAGGAGTTGGATCTGGATCAACAGTATCGACAACGCAAATGATCATTAGTGGCGATGGGCGTCCAATTGCAGGGCAAGTGGCCTCAAACACAGCGCCTCACTCGGATCTAACGAACGGAAGTGGTGGAACCGTGGGCCGGGTAGGTGATTCAACTGCAACGGCCGGTCGGATTGTGAGCAAATACGACGATCATGCGCATACCGTTGCGCGCGTGTCCGGTGGAAGAAGTATTCCCGGAACACCGTCCCTAAATCGAAGCTACAGCGAAGGaagcctgctgctggcggcacCCTTCCGAAAGAGCCGTGCCCGGAGACGGCTGAGAAATGGGGTGCGcgaccaacaacagcagcagcaccagccgtCGAATGCCGCGGATCATTCCTTTGTCCGTATGCTATCCAACACGTCCACATTCCTGAGCATCAGCAGTGAGCACATGGAGATGGCTTCCTTCTCAGAATGTCACGATATTTCGCTCACGTCGGGAGCGGGCATCGGACGTCGGGCGGTATCGTTGGACTCCGTGCGCCACGGGCCGGGTGGTGACGGATCACAAAAGCACGGTGACGACGGTACTGCCAGTGGCTATCGCGGGGTTGGCGATGGTCCCGgaggtgttggtggtggtggtggtgctggtggttcgCGTAGCCCGTCACCGACCGCTTCCAGTGGAATCGAGAGTGGTTCGATCAAGGACTCTCCGATGCAGCTTGCAGACGCCCTCACGGCGGACAGCTCCAGCATTGACACGCAGGACGATCCGCAATCGTTCGGAGGATCGTCCACTTCGATGGGAGGCGGCGGATCGACGTCGGCTGATCGTCGTTCAATACTGGCCGGTGGTTCAGCTCGCGGATGGCTCCCGGATGTGGCTGCGGTCATGTGGCGCCGAATGCTCGGTGCGCTGGGTGATgtgaataaaattctcaacCCAAAGCTGCACGCCCAGGTCTACCAGTATCTGGTCAGCATGACCGAAAGTTTGATTAAAATCCGCATGAATCAGGGCATTGCGATCGAAGGAGGAGCTTCGGTGCCTATGCCGCTACCGGGGACGGGTAATCTGGTACCTCCCATTGCCCTGGTAGCCCCGTGGTGTTACGGAGCACTAGCACTCGATGCGCAGTACGCGCAGGGAAAGTTGTACGCGATGCAGTTGCTCTGTACGATCGTCCAGAGTGGAGCTAGCCTGGGCAACGATCAGTTGCCGTTGTTCTATCACGCACTACACCAAGCGCTCACGGGAGAGGATCGAGCGATGGCCTACACGGCTCTCCGCTATCTCGGAGGACCACGATTTTTGAGCTTACTGCTTCCCGGccacacactgctgctgctcgatctCGTGCACGCGGCCACCGTTGTGCTAACCTCGTCCGAAACAGGACCTCACGCACCGCGGGCCCATGTGGCCGGTTTGCTGGGCTCGTTGCTGTGTTTCCCGCGCACATCTCTGCCCGGGCCCGTTCTACAACCGTCCGAACCGCACATCGACCTAATGGAGTGTCCCGACCTGCAGGAGCACGTGCTGAATGTGGTGCTGCGCTGTGCTCGCCGTGAACCGACGGCCAAAGCGCGCTGCATTGCGATCGCCTCCCTCGGCCAATGGATTCTGCAGAATCTCACCAATCCCGGTCCGGCTCAGGGCCACGACGAAAGCCACAAGTTTGCTCAAAAGGTGCCGCATCATTCGAGTGATCAGCCGCGATCGCACACGACCATCAGCCCACGCATACGGGAAGCCTTCCAGGTGATTCTGCAGGCCCTACAGTTCAAGCATCACACGATTGCCCGCCTGGCGTCGGAAACGTTGAAACTGTGCGCCGAGCAGGGACGCAAGATGGAGCAGATTGACCGGTTACCGCAACTGATCATCGACACGGTTTGCCTCTCGCTCGACATTCACAACGTGCCGCATCCGCGGGAGGCGGACAAAACGGTACTCACGTCACTGCTCCTTACGCTCGGTGAGCTGTGTATGTCATTTTCGGTCAGCACCCTACAGCAACCGAAGCACCACGATTCGGGCGAACCCCTCATACTGACCGTGTTTCGGATACTGTACAAAATAGCGACGGGGCTGCAGAACGGCGAGCGCATTAAGCTTTTCACTACGGACGAAGACTTCGACATGAGCATTGCGGTGGACGATGTGCGCGAAAGTGGGCCCGGGGCAAACTTTGGCGAGTCGGGTAGCCACCAGACGGCGGAAATGGTCGCCGGCGGTCAAACGGCCATCAGACTGTGCGCCAAAACCGTCGCCATGCATCTCATCACCAATCTGGGCCACTTTCCGATGGGCATCGGTGCGACGAGGCTTAGCTCACTGGTAGACGAGCAggacgatctgctgctgcatcaaCCGGCTGCCAGTGGTGCGGCTAATGGTGCAACGGGGTCGACCGCAGTGGTCGTAACTGGTGGGGGAACGCTTCTTCAGCGCGAGAACTCCATAGCCGGTACACGTGGAATCGATTCGATGGAGCTCGGAGCTTCCCATGTGCTCGCTTCCCCCAATATGCAGCTGCTGATGCTAAGCCCGGAGCTAGTGGCCAGTTTCATCGAACTTCCGTCACTAAGACTACCGGGAGGCGGAGCAACGGCTGGACTACTCACCGCCAACCGCCAGGTGCGGCTGTTACTACGTGACCTGAACGGGAAGGCTTGTTGGGATGCTTCGATACTGTACAAAGAACCACCAAttacgccaccaccgccgggcaCCGCGATCGGTGAACAAGGTGAACGGAAGGTGACGCCGACCACGGGTGGTGAAGGTACCGATCGCAACACATTCCACACAGCGGCAGCCGTTTCACGGCATTATGCGCATCCGATTAGTTCCGGAGGTGGTCAAAGTCCGGTTGGAGCGGCCAGACACTTTGCTACTAGTGGTAGTGCCTCGATCGATCCGCTCATGTCTACGGCAATCGGACTGCCGATGACTCATGGTCCACGACATACCCTACGTCATCGGCCGGTACATCAGCTACCGGTAGCGAAGGATCTGGCCCCTGATTTGGATCAGTTAGATGAT CTACTGCAATACATTGGCTACACGAGCCCGGAATGTTTGGATTGCACAGAAGTTCCGTTGAACACGGCCGGACCCAGCCCTCTAGGGGCCGCACTTGAAGCGCAGACCATTTCGATTATCCTAAACCAACGTACGATCGAAGCAGAAGCCGTTGCACGACAGCATTCTATGAGTGAACCTCCGGGAATGATGGCACTGGGCGCATCTTTTCCCTCTGCGATCTCGGCGGCGACTGGCAGCAATAGTTTTGGCGGTACCAGTGGCTACGGAAGTTACCCAATGTCCGGTGCGCACTGCCATTCGTACACCGAAGAATCTCCTGCCCAACAAGGTTTCGCAACATTGGGCAACGGAACGCTGGTTAAGGGCACGTTGCAAGGGAACGATGCTTCGACGCCGACGACAAAACCACCATTCCAGCTCGGTCGCATTCTCTTCAATCAGCTCggtttggctggctgggaacGGCGCAAGCGGACCCACCTGCTCCAGCGCACCGACAAGCTGCTGCGCGAGCTGCGCAATCTCGATAATCAAAAGTGCCGCGAAACGCACAAAATGGCTGTGATCTACGTTGCGAACGGGCAGGAAGACAAGCACAGTATTCTGCGCAACGCCTGTGGCAGCAGTACTTACGAAATGTTTGTGTCAGCGCTCGGCTGGGAGGTGGAACTCGAATCGCACCACGGGTTCCTCGGTGGTTTGCCGCGCCAGGGTTGCGGCCAGACGGCACCCTACTATGCGACACCATTCCTGGAGGTGATCTATCACGTAGCAACCCGAATGCCGACAGATACTCCCGAGGCGATACTGAACAAAACGCGTCACCTTGGCAACGACGAAGTGCACATCGTGTGGAGTGAGCACAACCGCGACTATCGGCGTGACATTCTGCCGACCGAGTTCTGTGACGTACTGATCGTGATCTATCCGCTGAAGAGTGGTCTGTTTCGCGTGACGGTCAACAAGAAGGCCGACGTGCCGTGGTTTGGCCCACTGTCCGATGAAATGGTGGTTGGTGGCGCATGCCTCGCGAGTCTGGTGCGTGCTTCGGCCATCAATGCGAGTCGGGCCAAGCGCAGCTCGTTGTCACTTTATCAGCAGTA TTACGAAGAGCGCAACAGATCACTGGAGACGGTGGCGCAACGGCACCGAGAAAACACCACATTCGAAGACTTCACCGCGCGCGTTTTCAGCCCGATTGCGCCTCACAGTACGGTAGGTGTTGGTGGGAGCGGGGGACCATTGACTTCCGGCACGAATGCTTCGGCTCCACTGGCAGCGGCTCTTATCGATCACCACAGCCGAGGTCCCTCAAAAA CATGGATACACCATCCGGAAATGGTAGCTACGGCACGGGAAGTAACGCAGCAAACCCTCGCTTCGGTATCGCTTGATCAACCATCCCCTAGGCCGTTGCGCAAACTGCATCCCTTCAAGGCAGCACCAAAAACGAAATCACAGCATGCTGGTACGGTGACAGGAAACCACACGGTTACGCTTGCTTTCGGAGGTTCCCATACCTCGTCCGCGGTCACAGTCGGCGGGTCGGCAGGTCACAACACCAGCGGAACGCCACCAGAAAGCCCAACTCTTCCGGGGCGTAAAGTCAAATGA